A genomic region of uncultured Roseibium sp. contains the following coding sequences:
- a CDS encoding TIGR03032 family protein, with protein MQSETGQLKLEASPGLSAWLESQDVSLAVSTYQAAKIFLIGNNSETGRISVFERTFARAMGLAATPGADQLWLASQFQLWRFEDFLFREPVKKPYDAVYVPIEGRTVGEVDIHDIHPRAGQPPLFVVSRFNCIATLDAENSFKPVWMPKFIDAVVAEDRCHLNGMAVAEDKPRLVTCVAATNSGGEWREHRRGGGIVIDVESGETVAGGFSMPHSPRLRKGRCYLIQSGTGEFGTLDLDDGTFTPICALQGFARGLSFVGDYAIIGVSKPRDERHFGGLALSDRLADARLEPLCHVAIVNLTTGNIEHRLVFEGAVSELYDIAVLRGVRRPMIHGFVQPDLRFVIRPAPFDIEAHNGRNR; from the coding sequence ATGCAAAGCGAAACAGGACAGCTGAAACTGGAAGCCTCGCCCGGCTTGTCGGCCTGGCTGGAAAGCCAGGATGTGTCTCTCGCCGTTTCCACCTACCAGGCCGCCAAGATCTTTCTGATCGGCAACAATTCCGAAACCGGGCGCATTTCCGTATTCGAGCGAACATTCGCCAGAGCCATGGGCCTCGCCGCCACGCCGGGTGCAGACCAGCTATGGCTGGCGTCCCAGTTTCAGTTGTGGCGTTTCGAGGACTTTCTCTTCCGCGAACCGGTGAAGAAACCCTACGACGCCGTCTACGTGCCGATTGAAGGCCGCACGGTTGGCGAGGTTGATATTCACGACATTCACCCGAGGGCCGGCCAACCACCCCTTTTTGTCGTGTCCCGGTTCAACTGCATCGCCACGCTGGACGCGGAAAACAGCTTCAAGCCGGTCTGGATGCCCAAATTCATCGATGCGGTGGTGGCGGAAGACCGCTGCCATCTGAACGGCATGGCCGTGGCTGAGGACAAGCCGCGGCTCGTGACCTGCGTGGCCGCGACCAATTCCGGCGGCGAATGGAGGGAACACAGGCGCGGCGGCGGCATTGTCATCGACGTGGAGAGCGGGGAAACCGTCGCCGGTGGATTTTCCATGCCGCACTCCCCCCGCCTTCGGAAAGGCCGCTGTTACCTTATCCAGTCCGGGACGGGAGAATTCGGCACGCTCGACCTCGACGACGGCACCTTCACGCCGATCTGCGCCTTGCAGGGTTTTGCCCGCGGGCTCAGTTTCGTCGGCGACTACGCAATAATAGGCGTCTCGAAACCGCGGGACGAACGTCACTTCGGCGGGCTGGCACTGTCGGACAGGCTGGCGGACGCGCGCCTCGAACCGCTTTGCCACGTCGCCATCGTGAACCTGACAACAGGAAATATCGAGCACCGGCTTGTTTTCGAGGGTGCGGTCAGCGAGCTATACGACATCGCGGTTCTGCGCGGTGTACGCAGGCCGATGATCCACGGCTTCGTGCAGCCAGACCTGCGCTTCGTCATCCGCCCGGCGCCGTTCGACATCGAAGCCCACAACGGGCGCAACCGATGA